Sequence from the Miscanthus floridulus cultivar M001 chromosome 16, ASM1932011v1, whole genome shotgun sequence genome:
GCAGGATGAGCTCTTTTATCAGCGCGGACGAGTGAACTGCCGCACTGTCGGCACTGACCAGGTCCGAGCCTCGAGGCTGCACGTCCTCCACGTCACGCGCGTGTACAGGCCCCTATCGGCTACTGGGAGGCCGATAAATTCTTTTGGTGTCGGTGGGAGGCCCGTATCGGCTATTCGGAGGCCGATATGTTCCTTTTGGTGTCGGTGCGCAGGAGGCCAGCCCCTATCGGCTACTGGGAGGCCGATATGTACCTTTTGGTGTCGCTGCGCCGTGTACATACCCCTATCGGCTATTCGGAGGCCGATATGTTCCTGTCGGCTCTCCAAAGCCGTGTACAGGCCCCTATCGCGCAGGCCAACTGGCGCCGACGGAGCGGAGGGGACGAGGAAGTTAAATATGAACTAGCTGCCACCGTCGCTGAAGCCTGAAGGATGCACCAAGCTTCCGTTTCGGTCACATCTATCCGTGAATCCATCTCCAGGCATGCGAATAGATGCAATCTTCTACGTCAGCATGCCTGGCCCAGGCCCAACTACATTAAACAAATTAGTAATTTATTTGTTTTCTACATTTTACCTTCAAAAGTTTAGTATCATTTTCCTCTTATTCTATCCTTCCCTATCATCAGGTGGATGATTTTCCTAATCCAACAGACATTGTATTATGTTATTATTACCTAATTCTCCAACGTGTGTTCTCCATGTAATCATGTAATATTTGCTATTACATACCTGGTAAGCTCCAGGTGACAACCCAAGCAATGCTCACTTTTGTACACCGCTTTTCCCCCCTCACGTCCTTCTTTTTAGAAGGAACGAATGGTTTGTATTTGCATCATTATTTATTCATAAATAGATTGCTATCTATAGCTTCCACGTGAGTATTTGGATGGTTTCCTCTTCTCTCTATGTACATTTCTTTATCAAGAGATACCGTTTGATTGATATAGGTGTTTTGTTAGCTTCTCAGTCATTGAAGATGGGTGATTGTCTACCATGTTTAAGGTTTCAAGTTAAATATGTTGAAGCCAAAATTATTCAACTATGGGGAATTTTTTCTCAGCATATGCTGCCTCCATAAATTCCATTTCTATATAGCACTACAAAATTCCGCAGCAACACACGGGGTACCATCTAGTTTATGTAAAAGAAAGGGTGACCAAAACATATGCCAAACACAGTGCATCCGAAGGGCTAACCTACTCACACGACGCGACAGAGTACAAACACTGCCACGAGTCATCATTGCCGAGCAAGCAGCTCCGACTTTCCATGGCAGACCACACGCGACCATGGGCGGCAGCAGGGGTATGCCCCTGTATGCCTGGGCATACCCATGATTTAGGAGAAAAAAATTAATATGTATAATATGCACTAATACACAGGTTTATACGTATCTTGGAAGAGTCACTCGAAGGCCCAATACAACAAAAGTCTCTGGCAGCCCACGAACGAAGCCCCAGAATACATCTCCGTGACTCCGTCGCTCGGTCGCCCCTGCCCGGCGCCCCTTTCCCTGCTCGCGTGCAGCTTCACGGCGCGTTGCTGCCTGCCGTGTGCCTGACTGGCTGACGATTCATCAGCCGCCGCGCCCCACAAGCCGAAGCATTACACTCGATGATTCATCTGCCGCAATATCGCAAGAACTGAGCATCGACCCCGTCTACCGAGTGTCCTCTTCCTGCCTAGTGCCTTCTGATCTTAGCCTGCTTGTGACTCTGAATCTGTGCCTGGACTGGCTGGAGCAGGTAAGTTAATTAGACCTATAGAGTCCTGGCGTGCTAGCAAATTCTTAATTTAATAATTTACTAATGCTGTTGTCGGCTGATTTGATTTGTTTGTGTTTTCTTTTGTTCTAATTAGAGTGAAGGGCTGAAgacattagagcatctccaagagtttgccaAAACTCACTTGCCAAATCTTGTGATTTGGCAAGTTGCTAAAACATATGGCAAGTGAAATTTTGTAGTCTCTCCAATAGTTTGCCATATGGGCTTGCCAAAACTTAAAAAGTAGGCCCACTTCCAAACCTCCGTCAACTAATTTTGTTCGACGCTTCACATGGCCGCCCACGACACTCCTCGCCTGGCACCCGCGACTCTTAGCCTGGCCGCGCGCCGCCACACATCGCCGCTTCCTGCAGCCGCCCAAATCTCATCCTCCGCTGGCCCCCAACATCGATCTCTCATCCGGCCGGCAATCCTGTTCATCGAGCCAGCGAGTCCAAGGCGCGGCCATCTCCTCCAAGACCTCCAGGTGATGTTCCCATCGGTTCAGCATCCAATGATCTAGGTTATACGTATTGCAATTTCTATATTCTTTAGTTTCTTGCAATATACTGAGGAAAGTTCCCATCCAATGATCTAGGTTGTATGAATTCCGGTACTTTTGTTAGTAAGGAATCATGTCTAGGAAGAGATCCCTTTTTCGAAGACAGTTGGATGATTCAACATCCGATGATGATGATTTTGACATGTTATCGGCTGCTGTAATTGTGGACTCCTTTGCCAATGCCAAAAAAAACACGGTGGCTCTGTCGAAGGCCATAGAGTTCTTCACCGTGATAGAGAAGGCGGCCACGAGAGGTTGTTTCAAGATTACATGGCGGAGAATCCAACATATGGCCCTGAAATATTTCGTCGAAGGTACAGGATGTCTAGAGAGCTTTTCGTACGCATCATGAATGCAGTTGAAGCACACGATGATTATTTTGTGCAGAAAAGGAACGCGGCTAATGTACTTGGATTGAGTTGCCTGCAAAAAGTCACTGCAGCAATGCGTATGCTCACTTATGGCGTTCCCGCTGATGCGACAGATGAGTACGTTCGCATTGGCGAAAGTACTGCACTAGAGAGCTTACGGAGGTTTGTTACTGCAAttgatgaaatatttggagaaGAATACCTCAGATATCCCAATGAGGCGGACACAGCACGCTTACTTGCAATGGGTGAGCAACAAGGCTTTCCAGGGATGCTAGGGTCCATAGATTGTATGCATTGGGCGTGGAAGAACTGTCCATACGATAAACAGGGTCAATACAAGGGGAAAGAGGAGAAGCCCACTATCATTTTGGAGGCTGTTGCTTCGAACGACCTTTGGATATGGCACGCCTTTTTTGGAATGCCCGGCTCTCATAATGATATCAATGTTCTTCATAGGTCTCCGTTGTTTGATAACTTGGCAGAAGGAAAAGCTCCAGAAGTCAATAACTTGAACTCCAAAGAAGCttaaataaatttcataatggTTCAACAGTAACAACTGAAGTGACACAGTGCTGGATAACTAAACTGAATTTAACAATAACTTGAACTCATTTGCTGGATACTAAACTAAATTTAACAATAACTTGAACTCATTTGCTGGATAACTAAATTTAATTTTCCTCCATCTTCTCCATAATCATCTTCTGCTTCTTCTCAACCCATGCACGCTGGGTCGGGGTGAGGGACGACATGTCTGCTAACATAATATCTTTTTCCTCTTTCAGTAGCTTCGCTTCTGCTTTTTTTTCTTCACTTGCAACCCGTTTCTTCTCTAGCTCTAGAGCAGCCTTCTCTACCTCTAGTGAAGCCATGAACCTTGCTTCTTTGGCCTTCTCCAAAACCTCCCTCTTTGCCATCATCTTATCCAAAGCTTCCATGCAAGCCTCGCCACCACCACGCTTCATATTTGCTTTTACCTTCTTTATCCCATCTGACCTTTTCTTTGGTAAGGTTTGTTCATCTTCAGCTTCTATGAGAGCATCATTATGTGTGGCATCATTatgtgtgccatcatcatatgTGGCTCCTTCATCCCTCGGCCTGGAACTCTTCTGTTTtttcttgcttgcttgcttctcTTTCTCCACCTCAGCTAGTTCTATCATCTTCAATTTCCACTTGTCTTCCCCCTTCAATATTTTCCAACAGTGTAAAAGACCAAAAGTTTTGTCGTCCTTGTCCCATTCCACATACAATTTTTTTGCTTCAATAATCTGTAAAGGGATATTGTCAGTGCATATATCATTTATAAAAAAACCAAATTAAAGTAAAACAACACATGTTTGCATACCTTGTCATCAATAGTTAACCCACTTTGATTCCTACGTAGAATGGCCTCATAGCATGAACAAAACTTGTTCACTTGCAATTGAATTGTCAGCCACCTATGCATAATACTGCTCACTGTCCTCTCATCAGGAGTTTCCTTGTGTTCCTCATAATAGGCATGAATTCGTCCCCAAAAAGATGAACGAGTTTGATTGGCACCGTGAATGGGATCTTTGCTTACATTCAACCAGCCCGAGCATATAATTTCATCTTCCTGCCAATGGAAATTCTTTTTCCTCTTGGCTGCTCCCGGCTTTGTACTGCGGCTAACTTGCAGTTCGTCATGAGGTTGAGTGTCTTGAGTTAATCCAATGTCCATGTCTTCCAAACTAGCACCAGCTTCAACTTCTCCAAGAATGTTCGACAAGAAATTTGGGTCATCTACTTGCATCTCCATTCctataaaaaaaatacaactacCACTAATTAACAAGAAGAACTAGGTTGCTGTTTTGTTTCAGTACAAAAAATACAAATCAAGGCATGAATGGTAGGTGAATCTACCACTACCACATATGAAACCTAGCACGCAACAAAAATCAACCCTAGCAGAATCATTCAAGGCATATGAACCATCATCGCTGAATCCAATCAAGGCATATGAACCATCATCGCTGAACCCAATCAAGGCATATGAACCCTAGGGGAACCAAATCAAGGCATGGAGTTGGACTGAGATTAGATCAAGGATGACGTACCTCAGGATCGGGAGTAGGGCGGCCACCGCGACTGTGTCTGTTCGAGTCCAGGAGGCACTTCGCGATGGGATCTGGATCCAGTCCTCGCGAGGAAGACGTCGGCGCAGCTGGCTCTTCGAGTCGCGCCAGGGATATATGAAGCGGTACGAGGCCTGGGTGGCGAGGGAAACGCAGGGTGAAAGTTCCATCTGTGCGCGGGAGAGGAGGCGGGGCCGGCAATTCACGCGATGGCAACGCGATGGCAAGTCCCCTACCGCACGCAAATATGCGCGTGAACGACCGGTGGATGGCAAGTTGGGAAAATTTGCCAAGCCATATGCCAAACTGTTGGAGTTTGATTTTTCTAGTTTTGCCAAAAAACCAAGGATAGCAAGTGGTTTtggcaaactcttggagatgctcttagacaTTTAAGCATGGGACTTgattatatacacacacacacacacacacacacacacacacacacacacacactatgaATTTATTTAAATTAATTCAATCCACATCATGTCTACTAGAAATAGAAAATATGATTCTTGAGGTTAGTAATATTTTTACTGTATTTCTACATATGGTACAAAAGAATACATATTAAAGTTATAAATTTAAGTGAAAGTATGTCTATAATACATGTTAAAGTCATATATTTCACTGAAGCTATGATTTAATTTTATTAGCCATACAACTTGTATAAACTTTAGGGCCCCGATTTATCGTCGCTCCAGCCTCAAATTTCTCGAGACAGCCCCGAGCACGGAGCACCTCCCCTACTCCTGCGACCGGCACCGCCGGGCAGCACCTCGCCACGTCCCCCACTCCAGCCGACTCGCCCCCTGCACTCCCCCTCGCCGGCTCGATCGGTCGCCCCCTGCGGGCTGCGGCCCTTGCCCTTTTCCTTGTTGCGGCTGCTTCAAAATTTTATACATGTGGCATACCCAGCCATAaattcctggctccgccactgcacGCGACCCACCCTCCGACGGGCCCGAAGCAAGACAACGCGACCAATATGTGTCTGTCGGCTCTCCAGAGCCGTGTACAGGCCCCTATCGGCTATTGGGAGGTCAATATCGGACCGATAGGCCTCCTATCGGACTTCCAGCGCCCGACAGACTACTAGATTTATAATTTTTCTTATCCGAATGCTACATTTGCGATTAATAATTAAAATAATGTTATTTAAAAAAATTCCTACAACAACATGACCAAGAAGTTTGTCGTGGACCTGCATATCAACGGCAGCACCCCATACCGCGTCAACGCGAACGTCAACCTTACAAGCTTGCCGAAGACAGTGGCCAAGGGCACCATGGGGTACATCGATCCGGAGTTCGTCAACACGCACCGCCGGAGCACGGAGTCAGACATCTATAGCTTCGGCATCGTCCTGCTTGAGATGGTCTCCGGCCGGCCACCCGTGGACCGCCGGGATCCGTCTTTCTTTCTGCTCAAGTGGGTAGAGACCTTGTACTGCCAAGCCGTTGGCCGCATCCTGGACGCGGCTGACACACGGTTGCGGGGAGACGAAGCCGACGACCGGCAGATGCAGCGCGCTCTGCTCGTGGGGCTCTGGTGCACGCACCGTGACCCTGAGCAGCGACCATCCATCGCGGAGGCCATGCAGGCCCTGCAGTCCGAGGAGTGGAAGTTGCCTGTGCTCTCGTTACACATGTACAGCAGGCTGGCGACGTCGCCATATGCTGGCATCGTTGCCTCCACGGGCGTCGACTCTGGTGTCTCCGGATGCTCCTTCTCTAGCGGCGTCCGCTCGGCAGACACCGCTGGGACGACGACAGGCTCGTCGGAATCGTTTGGAAATTTAGCGGTTCCGCCACCGCATTCCAAGTGGTAGTAATTGTGTCCGGTTTAACTAAACTGCTGCTTGTCGCTGCTCCCAGGTAGGAGTCTACATGTACTGTAATGTACTGTATGTAGTTGATCAATCTCTGATGATTCCTGTTCAAGTATTTTTCTCGTTTCACAATATCTCTGTTTGCTACGGCTGTGCTTTCTACTCCACGTACGTATTGGCAGATGAAGCAAGTTTCAGCTTTGTTTTATTACTTGCGTCCTGCTAGATCAGTTTAGCTTATCCTTAGATGGCCGCTCCgtttattatatatatgtatttTTTGAAACAATGACAGGAGCTCTGCCTCTTAATTAAGACGAAAGAATCTATATCTGTTATAAAGATAACCCCCACTATCTATTCTATCTCATTCCACAGCGATCCACGTCATCATCAGCTAGCAcagattaagggggtgtttggtagcGATTCTAGAACTGATTTAGGAGCTGTTTTGCGTCATCCGTTACCAAACGGGTGAAAAAAAACACTCCTCGCGCCGAAAAACGCGGTCTCACAGCGTAGTTTTGGCAGACGGGGCCGAAAAATGTAGCTCCCCCGGCTCCCTCAAACTGGTTCACGAGCCAAATTACCTATTTGCCCTTGATTTTACCCAAAAATCACATCCTATCCGCCACCCTCCCCAATCCCCATGCACGCAGCATCCCTCTCCGTTGCGTCCTCTTCCTTGGGGCGACAAAGCACGGACGATGACATTGCTCCATGGATCCCCGGCCGCCTGGGAGGAGTGACGGCGATTGGGTCATGGAAACCAATAGATCGGGCGGTGCTCAAGCTGATCCGAGCGTGGAGCAAGAAGTCCAATGCAGGGGCGGCTCGTGGCTGGAAGGGCCACCGGCGGTAGGCATGTCCAGCCTCCTCGTCGGTGCTTCAGGCGGCTGCGCTGGAGGAGGCCTGGGTGCCGGCGCAGGCACCGGGCCCCTAGCCTGGCCGTGGTCgggtgcccccccccccctccccccgccAGCGCCTCGTGGATGGGCCCGCCTCCGGGCGGCGGCGCATCGCCGAGCATGCCCCTGAGTTGCCTATAATTTATATTAACTTTTATTTCAAAAGCACTCAAATATAGAAACATCTACAAAATACAACTCAAAGATTATGGCAAGTAATGTACAAGGAGCATCTTGGACATTTCTCCTCTCTTAGCCATTCGTCCCAAGACAGGAGAAGCTGTTCAGCCAAACGGTTTTTTCAAAACAGCTTCACTTCACCAGAGAATCTACTCTACCGGACAAGCTGTAGCTGAGGCTGTTTTTGGCACAGTCGGAGCTATACCAAACGGCctctaagggcgcgtttagttggccgGAATTTGGAGGTGCAAAGTTTGCATAGTGTCAGATTCcatactgtagcatttcgtttgtatttggtaataattattcaaccgttgactaattaggctcaaaatattcgtctcgcaaagtacaactaaactgtgcaattagtttttaatttcgtctacttttagtattccatgcatgtaccgcaagtttgatgtgacggataatcttctttttgcatagtatcaAAGTTGGGAACTAAACGAGGGCTAAGTGAAAAACCTTTACTGTACCAATCCAATCCAATCAACCGTGCAGGATGAGCTCTAGTGTGTGTGCCTTTTATCAGCGCTGACGAGTGAACTGCCGCACTGTCGGCATTGACCAGGTCCAAGCCTCAACGCTGCACGTCCTCCACGTCGCGCGCGTGGAGCTGGAGCTCTGCCGCGCCAGCGGCGTTAGCAGCAAATTCAAAATCAAATTGGAGAGCGCCAAGTCTCTCTTTTTTTCGaggaaagaagaattatattatatGATAACCGGATATATCAACACGTTACAAGCACTCTGGATTACAAAATAGTATTCACGTTGTGAATAGCACAACTCAAAACCTAAACTGTTAGACGCTTTGCAGTGTGGAAGACCGTACaagcaaacactcggcaaatgcccTGAGAACAAATGTCCAACGAACGACGGCCAACATTCTTGTAGGCGGAATTGAGGAACTTCTTATTTCtggtgtctttcttcttcttctttctgccaccgaagaatgAGGAAGACTGATCTGAAAATTATTCTCTCTAGTCCTTCATCGtggccagatctaaccacaacaaaacggagaagagaccggagaaaattattccataGCGGCGACATCATCTCCGCCTTGATGCCGCCGTCCGGAAACAAAAGTCTCTATGTCGTCATGTCGATGAAAATGCTGACGCCGAAGTTATCGCCCTCATCTCCAACGGAGCCGCCATGGAGAAGACGATTCCACCCTTCACCGtcgccggggaggagaaggaggagataAAACTCCAATGGCAAGAAATTTGGCATGGAGAGACATTAACTCTAATGACTCCATCTACTAGGAAAAACTTATTAAAAATAATGGATCTCCACTTCCTTCAGCCCCCGGCGAGATGCCGAAGGGGAAGGGAGGGGGACCAGCGATGGTGGACGgcggggagcggcggcggcactAGGGCAGGAGTCACCGAGTCGCTCTTCGATTAGTTTCCCTAGGAGGAACCTGAGAGCGCCAAGTCTCTAAAcaattgttgttcacttggttcTATAAATAGAGAGTACGGCGGGCCTACAGACCCTCCTGGGGCACCCAAAGCACCCTGTTGGCCATAAGAAGCAAGGCCAATAAGCTTGGCTTATAGCCAAGCCATGTCATTTGGAGACGAGCTTAATAGATCATTCATACAACAGTTAGTCTCTTCACTTTGtttcaaaacatttattttattAGTAAGGGTCCCACCACCACGTCCGTCCGGCCGCCCACACATTCTTTGCACGGGAGGCCCAC
This genomic interval carries:
- the LOC136511283 gene encoding uncharacterized protein, producing the protein MAENPTYGPEIFRRRYRMSRELFVRIMNAVEAHDDYFVQKRNAANVLGLSCLQKVTAAMRMLTYGVPADATDEYVRIGESTALESLRRFVTAIDEIFGEEYLRYPNEADTARLLAMGEQQGFPGMLGSIDCMHWAWKNCPYDKQGQYKGKEEKPTIILEAVASNDLWIWHAFFGMPGSHNDINVLHRSPLFDNLAEGKAPEVNNLNSKEA
- the LOC136511284 gene encoding glutathione S-transferase T3-like, producing the protein MELSPCVSLATQASYRFIYPWRDSKSQLRRRLPREDWIQIPSRSASWTRTDTVAVAALLPILSDDGSYALNDSARVDFCCVLGFICGMEMQVDDPNFLSNILGEVEAGASLEDMDIGLTQDTQPHDELQVSRSTKPGAAKRKKNFHWQEDEIICSGWLNVSKDPIHGANQTRSSFWGRIHAYYEEHKETPDERTVSSIMHRWLTIQLQVNKFCSCYEAILRRNQSGLTIDDKIIEAKKLYVEWDKDDKTFGLLHCWKILKGEDKWKLKMIELAEVEKEKQASKKKQKSSRPRDEGATYDDGTHNDATHNDALIEAEDEQTLPKKRSDGIKKVKANMKRGGGEACMEALDKMMAKREVLEKAKEARFMASLEVEKAALELEKKRVASEEKKAEAKLLKEEKDIMLADMSSLTPTQRAWVEKKQKMIMEKMEEN